In Falco naumanni isolate bFalNau1 chromosome 5, bFalNau1.pat, whole genome shotgun sequence, the following are encoded in one genomic region:
- the LOC121089315 gene encoding prolactin-like, with translation MAPARAAGRAGAAAALALLWLLVCAPRDAGSRLLTVADLFDRVIRHSGRIHSLSTALYAELEKHFPPRDNELGKPARKCHTSGMLTPNGKEYAQKIPREELTHLILKLLQAWKEPLSHFNQHIEHHQELPDDSLSKAKQISNMVHELKTGVEKVTEKMQSMGIISNSLNGMASSEATGSSISNEANMMSDSDFIHCFRRDSNKVQSYLKILKCRIMPENSC, from the exons ATGGCCCCCGCCCGCGCGGCGGGGCGAGCAG GTGCCGCCGCGGCGCTGgcgctgctctggctgctggtcTGCGCCCCGCGGGACGCCGGCAGCCGCCTGCTGACCGTGGCCGATCTCTTTGACCGGGTGATCCGGCACTCGGGCAGGATCCACAGCCTCTCCACGGCGCTCTACGCCGAGCTG GAAAAACACTTTCCTCCCCGTGACAACGAGCTGGGGAAGCCCGCTCGGAAGTGCCACACGTCGGGGATGCTCACCCCCAACGGCAAGGAATACGCCCAAAAAATCCCG AGAGAAGAACTGACTCACTTGATACTGAAACTTCTCCAAGCCTGGAAAGAACCTCTTTCCCACTTCAACCAGCATATTGAGCACCATCAAGAGCTACCTGATGACAGCCTTAGCAAAGCTAAGCAAATCAGCAATATGGTACATGAACTGAAGACTGGAGTTGagaaagtaacagaaaag ATGCAGTCAATGGGAATCATCAGCAATTCATTAAATGGAATGGCATCATCTGAAGCCACTGGTTCATCAATTAGCAATGAAGCAAACATGATGAGTGACTCTGATTTTATTCACTGTTTCAGGAGAGACTCCAATAAAGTACAAAGCTACttaaaaattcttaaatgtAGGATTATGCCAGAAAATAGTTGTTGA